The DNA region TGTGGAGCCACCCCAACTGTGGGGCAGGCCGGCTGAGCTGTGCCCCGAGACACCCTTGTGCAGTGTGAGGTCACTGTGCCTGCTGCTTGGGGGCTCTGGGCCTCTTCTTTCTGCTCGGGGAGGCAGACGCCAAGAGCTGGGATGTGACCACTGGAGGCCTCAGGGCTGATGGATAAGAACAGGTGAGGCTAAGGGCCTCTCACACCTGGGCAGCGTTCAGCGGTAACAGGGGCCTCCTTTCTCCAGGACACGTCTTCCCAGAGTTCAAGGAGAGCGATGCCATGTTTGCTGCGGAGAGAGTGAGTTCATGGGGTACTGGGTCCAGGAGTTAGGCTGCTTGCAGGAAGCAGAAGGGAGACCCTGGGATCTGGGCTTGTTGGGAGCAGGTGAGCTGCTCGTTGACCTCAGCATGAGAATGCCCTTGAAGTAGAATATGCAGCTTTGTCTGCAGGTAGAGAAAGGAACCTGGTTGAAGGTGCCTTAGGGCTATGGTTCCCAGTTAAGTACTTCCATGTCCCAGAAGCTGTGGGAAGTCTTGCAGTCAGgactttagaaagaaaagaagactgaTTTGGTGGGAGATCCTTCCTCGAGTCACGTCTGCAGTGGGTTGGCCGCAGTCCTGTGTGCACACCTGTGGAGAGCGGGGGTGGTCAGGGAGGGCAGGGGCGTGTGACCTGACTCTGCCCGTCCCCAGGCCCCCGACTGGGTGGATGCCGAGGAGTGCCACCGGTGCCGGGTGCAGTTCGGGGTCATGACCCGCAAGGTGAGTGCACCTGCCTTGGGGAGGGCCCCAGCTCCCCACCTGGCCGCGACAGACCCCAAGCCTCCCGCTGTCATCACAAGGCCACTGCGCCCATACCAGGCCCTTTCTGGACTGGGACCTGGCGGTGTGGGGAGTGAGGTCACCTGGGGTCTGTGTCCAGTGGTCAGCGCCCTCAGGCAAGGTTCAGGCAAGGCTGCACTCCCGGGGAATGGAAACACCCCACACCCAGGGGTTTGGGTCTGCATTGCCTTGGCCAGTAGCCCCTTGGCTGAGTCTCAGCTGACTCGGCTTGTCCGGCTTGGACCCTCCCTCTGCTCACTGAAGCCAAGGCCGAGGCTGGAGCCTGGGACATCTGAGCAGACTTCCCAGACTCATTGTCCAGTAAAACTTATTTATTAGGATAGCTTATGCATTCTTTTGtgaactttttttcttaatttgactTCTTTTCCTCAAAGCGGAGGCTACAATTGAGAGCTCTCGAGCATGCCCTGTTCCCCCAGGGCCTTTGTGGCCTCCCACCCCAGCTTGGGAGGCCCAGCCTGGCACGTCCTGCAGCGGGCAGTGCTGGGCAGGAGGTGGGTGTGAAGAGTGGctgaccaggcctccctgacccacCCCATATCACAGCACCACTGCCGGGCGTGTGGCCAGATCTTCTGTGGCAAGTGCTCCTCCAAGTATTCCACCATCCCCAAGTTCGGCATCGAGAAGGAGGTGCGGGTGTGTGAGCCCTGCTACGAGCAGCTCAACAAGTGAGTCCCCTGGGACACTGGAGCTAGGGCAGTGCCAGGCAGGGCCCCTAGGTCTGAGTCCTGCTGGCCAGTTGCTTGGGTTTGTTTATAAAGTTTTGGGAGAAGAGATGCAGGAGTGGCCTGGAGACCCCCCACCTCATGACAGTGAATTGCCTTTCTGCAGCCCCATTGACTCcatcacacgtacacacacaccccccccaggCCTGTGTGCCCGTACCCACCTTGTGTCCTGAACTGTCAAGAGTGGGCCACAGGCACCCTGTCCCTCTCCCTTCAACTCCCGTGTGTGCTCCCCAAGGGGAACTCTTCCCATGAGACTGCTGCTAGCCATCAAGCTGGGGCATTTGGCATCAGTGTGGTTAGTCCCTGTTCAGGGTTCCCAAGTTCCAGTAATGGCCCGTGGTGGTTCTGTCCTGTCAGGACCCGCCCGCCTCCTCAGCTTTCTAACCTGGTAAGTTTCAGCCTCTCTGTCTTTTGTGACAAGGACATTGCTGAGGGGCCTAGGCTGTTTGAGGCACATCTCTGGGTTTGGGTCTAAGGTCTCCTTGTGATAGGCCCTGCGTGGCTGGCCCAGGAGCCTGTGTTGTCCATCTTCCCAGCCTCAGTGATGGGATCTGATGATCTGGGGAAGGGGTATCTGTAGGCCGCTCCACTGGGAGGTCCTTTTTTGTGGAAAGCTGCAGTGTGGAGGTGTTTGAGCCCCATTTCCAGGAAGGGAGCTGTCGTTTAGGccagtgacttgcccagggcccTGCAGCCCAGAGGTGGCAACGGGTTTGAGGGTCCAGCTTTTCTCTGGAGTGTGGTCTGTCGAACCCCCGTTTTCCTTCCCTGGGGGTGTCagagggaagccccaggctgtGTCCAAGAACATATGGGGGTAGGATACAGCACCCGGTGACACACAGCGTCCTGTCTCTTCCAGAAAAGCGGAGGGAAAAGCAGCCTCGACGACGGAGCTGCCCCCGGAGTACCTGACCAGCCCGCTGTCTCAGCAGTCGCAGGTACGGCCCGGGCCTCTGGGGGCGCCTTGACCCTTGGCCCTGCTAACCCTGTCCTGTCATCCTCAGCTGCCCCCCAAAAGGGACGAGACGGCCctgcaggaagaggaggagctgCAGCTGGCCCTGGCCCTGTCTCAGTCGGAGGCTGAGGAGAAGGAGCGGATGGTGAGCAGGGGGCAGCCTTGCAGAGTCTAGGGGTGCCCAGGAAAGTGTGGAGTGCACCTCGGACACCCTCCTCCTGGTTCTCCTGCAGAGGCAGAAGTCGGCCTATACCGCGTACCCTAAGGCAGAACCCACACCCGTGGCCTCCTCAGCGCCCCCTGCCAGCAGCCTGTATTCTTCGCCTGTGGTGAGCCTGCCCTTCAGCTCAGCCCCAATGGCTTGGACCCCCTTCCTGCGGGATGGGGGGCAGGCAACTGTGCCTCAGCAGGGATTCTCGAGTCTCCTGGGCAGGGACAGAGGCAGCCTGGTGCCCACAGGTCTCAGCTCCCTGGTGGGGACCCCAGTGGAACAGAGGACACTGGAAGGGCTGGAGGCCTCACTGTCGAGACCCTGGTGTCTTCCATAGCCCCACgagtgggaggaggtggggacatTTTGGGTCAAAGGTGCTCGTTTTTCTAGCCTCCCATGAGGCCATCACAGGTCTGTTTGCTGGAGGTGGACCGAGTTCTCTCTGTCAAAGGAGGAAGGTGGCAGATGGGGCAGAGGTTTAGAAAGACATTTGCAAACCCTGCAGGGCACTGTGGGTGGAGCTGAGAGAAGCCCTGCCAGTTGCCCACCCATCCCTGTGGTCATGGGAGGGCTGGTGGGGCAGCACCCTGCATTCCAGCTACAGTTATGGAGCCCCTTGGCGCTCGGACAGGCTTTGGCCAGTCTGCAGGGTCTGCGCTCACGGCTACATCATCCAGGCCTCTCTGGCCTGTGGCCTCTCACATCCACCATGTCTCCCCAGAACTCGTCGGCGCCTCTGGCTGAGGACATTGACCCCGAGGTGAGGATACCCCAAGTGTGGCGCTTTCCCCTCGCTGCCTCCTGGCCCTTGGGAGTGACCCCCTCTTGCCTATGCAGCTTGCGCGGTACCTGAACCGGAACTACTGGGAGAAGAAGCAGGAGGAGGCTCGGAAGAGCCCCACACCATCCGCGCCAGTGCCTCTGACAGAGCCCACGGCCCAGCCTGGGGAGGGACACACAATCCCTGCCAATGTGGAGGTAAGGGGCCATTCTCAGGCTTCGGACTGTGGTCCCTTGGGAGAGGGACACGAGGATAGGCAGAGGTGGAGTCTCACTGTCTGGTCCCTTCCAGACTTCCCTCCCGGAGACAGACCCTCAGGCCGTAACTGCAGCCGGAGCCGCCTTTAGTGAGGTAAGTCGTGACTCCCTCCTTGGGCTGGGGGCAGACTTGGCCTCCCAGAGTGCAGAGTGCCAGGCTCACGGTGAGCTCCCAGAGGTGGGTCATTGCTGCTTACAGCTCTCCATTGAATGTCTCTGGGTTGGCTGTGGGCCCTGCTCAACTCCTTCCTGTCTACCCCGAACAGGTTGGAATATTCTGGGGCTCTGCACTTTGGTGCCCAGTGGAGTAAGAGGCCAGGGCTAGGACAGCTTTGTCTCGGCCACACTGTGCCTATGGGCAAAAGTCGAGCCTCcctgggcttccatttcctctcTCGTGAACCAGATGCTGAGGGTGCCTCTCGCAGACCCCCCAGGAGGACCCAGTCAGTCCTACAGCAAGCTCAGAGCTCAGCATCTGGCTCAGCTGGACAGAGGGACCCTGCCCCTACTCGGGCTGGGGGTGTGGGAGGTGCTCAGGCAGATTCCCTGTGCCCCGGCAGCAGTACCAGAATGGGGAGTCAGAGGAGAGCCACGCGCAGTTCCTGAAGGCCCTGCAGAACGCCGTCACCACCTTCGTCAACCGCATGAAGAGCAACCATGTGCGGGGCCGCAGCATCACCAACGACTCGGCCGTGCTGTCCCTCTTCCAGTCCATCAACACCATGCACCCCCAGCTGCTGGAGCTGCTCAACCAGCTGGATGAGCGCAGGTGTACGTGCCATGCGCACCCTCCCAGGTGTCCCTCCAGGGCCTTGGGGGCTCCCATCAGGGGCCTGCCACACCCACTAGGGGCAGTGGGTGCCTTCTGGGCCAGGAATCATTGCACCTGGGgtggtgtgggcagggctgcccCGAGGGACCTCGGGCTCTGCATGAGGGAGTCTCAGTGGCAGGTGTCCCACTGATCACAGCTGGAgggagtgtatatgtgtgtggacGTGTGcccacacatgtgcatgcatgtccACCCGCCCTGGAGCCCCGATGCCAGCTGCACCCTGTAGATAGGTGCTCAGCTGGACCCTGCCATTTCCCAAGCCAGGCTGGGCAGCTCCTGTTCCAGCCAATGCCAAGgccccccagctctgccccctccccacagtgTACTACGAAGGACTGCAGGACAAGCTGGCGCAGATCCGTGACGCCCGGGGAGCGCTCAGCGCCCTGCGGGAGGAGCACCGGGAGAAGCTTCGCCGTGCAGCCGAGGAGGCCGAGCGCCAGCGCCAGATCCAGCTGGCCCAGAAGCTGGAGATCATGCGGCAGAAGAAGCAGGTGCGGTGGTGGCGGCCCGGCCCGGCCGTGGGGTGCTGGGGCCAGAGGCAGCCCTGACGCCTGCCTCATGATCCACAGGAGTACCTGGAGGTACAGCGGCAGCTGGCCATCCAGCGCCTGCAGGAGCAGGAGAAGGAGCGGCAGATGCGCCTGGAGCAGCAGAAGCAGACCATCCAGATGCGGGCCCAGATGCCAGCTTTCTCCCTGCCCTACGCCCAGGCACGTGCCCACCACACACCCCAGTCCCTAGGGGTACCCTGGTGACAGAGAAGTGCCCTGAAAGCTATCTCTTTGTCTCCAGCTCCAGGCCATGCCTGCGGCGGGGGGTGTGCTGTACCAGCCCTCCGGCCCGGCGAGCTTCGCGGGCACCTTCAGCCCGGCCGGCTCGGTGGAGGGCTCGCCCATGCACACCATGTACATGAGTCAGCCAGCCCCGGCCGCCAGCGGCCCCTACCCCAGCATCCCAGCAGCCGCGGCAGGTAacagagtggggtggggtgggagggttgGGGCCCCAACAGCCAAGACGAACCCCAAATCACTaccctttcctttttttattattttggtgtGATCTCAAACTTACAAAACAGTCGGCAGAGCAGTACACAGCATTTTTCAGATTCACTCTCTCTCCCCCGACTCACCGTCTCTTCTGACCCAACTTAGGGGAGTGGCGGGTGTGACACCCTTTACTACTAGAGGCTTCAGTGCATTTGCTAAACCAGGATGCTGCCCAGGGCCTGGGCACAGGAGCCAGACAGAGAGCCCTGAGGCCCTGGTGTGACCACATCCACGGCCCGCTTAGCGCTCACACAATCCCAGGGCCTCACTTGTGCCAACAAGAAACCTGTCACCTGTTTAGTTGTCCTCCCTCTTAGAACGTTCCTTGGTCTTCCATGGGGTTCTGTGACACTGACTTCCCAAAGACCACTGGCCCGTCATCTTGCAGACCACCTCTCATTTGGGCTATGACTGGTCTTTTGAGAGAGAAATGTTCTGTGGGTCCTTTCTTGCCTCTATTGATTTCACTTACTATTCTTTGGTGAGAATATGAAACACAAACTTACTTCTGTTAGTCACAAGGAAAAGGGAAACTCAAACCCCGTCTCCTGCCCCATCCATCCTCAGAGGTCTGAGCTCTCTCCTCTTTGCCTGCAGATCCCAGCATGGTGAGCGCATACATGTACCCAGCAGGGGCGGCTGGTGCACAGGCAGCTCCACAGGGCCCTGCAGGGCCCACCACCAGCCCAGCCTACTCATCATACCAGCCTACTCCTACGCAGGGCTATCAGGTACGTGGGGAGCCGCCCCTTCCCTACAAGGCCTCTGGGCCCAACTGTCTCCCATCACCCTCTCTCCTCCACAGAACGTGGCCTCCCAGGCCCCACAGAGCCTCCCAGCCATCTCCCAGCCCCCACAGTCTGGTACGATGGGCTACATGGGGAGCCAGTCAGTGTCCATGGGCTACCAGCCTTACAGCATGCAGGTGAGAGGCTGTTGGGGGGCCtcaggtgggaggagcagggccCTTGGGGGTGGGAGCGTGCTGGGCAGGCGCCACGCTCTGCTCACCACCCCACGTCCCCTCCATTGCCTCTCCCTGCTGGTTGGCATTTACCTGGTTAGAGCTGCTTTCTTAACGTGGGGCTGTTTCATTGTCCACAGAATCTCATGCCGACCCTCCCCGGCCAAGATGCGCCTCTGCCGC from Cervus canadensis isolate Bull #8, Minnesota chromosome 1, ASM1932006v1, whole genome shotgun sequence includes:
- the HGS gene encoding hepatocyte growth factor-regulated tyrosine kinase substrate isoform X2, translating into MGRGSGTFERLLDKATSQLLLETDWESILQICDLIRQGDTQAKYAVSSIKKKVNDKNPHVALYALEVMESVVKNCGQTVHDEVANKQTMEELKELLKRQVEVNVRNKILYLIQAWAHAFRNEPKYKVVQDTYQIMKVEGHVFPEFKESDAMFAAERAPDWVDAEECHRCRVQFGVMTRKHHCRACGQIFCGKCSSKYSTIPKFGIEKEVRVCEPCYEQLNKKAEGKAASTTELPPEYLTSPLSQQSQLPPKRDETALQEEEELQLALALSQSEAEEKERMRQKSAYTAYPKAEPTPVASSAPPASSLYSSPVNSSAPLAEDIDPELARYLNRNYWEKKQEEARKSPTPSAPVPLTEPTAQPGEGHTIPANVETSLPETDPQAVTAAGAAFSEYQNGESEESHAQFLKALQNAVTTFVNRMKSNHVRGRSITNDSAVLSLFQSINTMHPQLLELLNQLDERRLYYEGLQDKLAQIRDARGALSALREEHREKLRRAAEEAERQRQIQLAQKLEIMRQKKQEYLEVQRQLAIQRLQEQEKERQMRLEQQKQTIQMRAQMPAFSLPYAQLQAMPAAGGVLYQPSGPASFAGTFSPAGSVEGSPMHTMYMSQPAPAASGPYPSIPAAAADPSMVSAYMYPAGAAGAQAAPQGPAGPTTSPAYSSYQPTPTQGYQNVASQAPQSLPAISQPPQSGTMGYMGSQSVSMGYQPYSMQNLMPTLPGQDAPLPPPQQPYISGQQPVYQQMAPSSGPPQQQPPVAQQPPAQGPPAQGSEAQLISFD
- the HGS gene encoding hepatocyte growth factor-regulated tyrosine kinase substrate isoform X1; this translates as MGRGSGTFERLLDKATSQLLLETDWESILQICDLIRQGDTQAKYAVSSIKKKVNDKNPHVALYALEVMESVVKNCGQTVHDEVANKQTMEELKELLKRQVEVNVRNKILYLIQAWAHAFRNEPKYKVVQDTYQIMKVEGHVFPEFKESDAMFAAERAPDWVDAEECHRCRVQFGVMTRKHHCRACGQIFCGKCSSKYSTIPKFGIEKEVRVCEPCYEQLNKKAEGKAASTTELPPEYLTSPLSQQSQLPPKRDETALQEEEELQLALALSQSEAEEKERMRQKSAYTAYPKAEPTPVASSAPPASSLYSSPVNSSAPLAEDIDPELARYLNRNYWEKKQEEARKSPTPSAPVPLTEPTAQPGEGHTIPANVETSLPETDPQAVTAAGAAFSEQYQNGESEESHAQFLKALQNAVTTFVNRMKSNHVRGRSITNDSAVLSLFQSINTMHPQLLELLNQLDERRLYYEGLQDKLAQIRDARGALSALREEHREKLRRAAEEAERQRQIQLAQKLEIMRQKKQEYLEVQRQLAIQRLQEQEKERQMRLEQQKQTIQMRAQMPAFSLPYAQLQAMPAAGGVLYQPSGPASFAGTFSPAGSVEGSPMHTMYMSQPAPAASGPYPSIPAAAADPSMVSAYMYPAGAAGAQAAPQGPAGPTTSPAYSSYQPTPTQGYQNVASQAPQSLPAISQPPQSGTMGYMGSQSVSMGYQPYSMQNLMPTLPGQDAPLPPPQQPYISGQQPVYQQMAPSSGPPQQQPPVAQQPPAQGPPAQGSEAQLISFD